From Carassius auratus strain Wakin unplaced genomic scaffold, ASM336829v1 scaf_tig00010567, whole genome shotgun sequence, a single genomic window includes:
- the LOC113072799 gene encoding mast cell protease 1A-like has protein sequence MEGDSGGPLSEELGELSLSAHYQTIYTVISSESSLIVFIMTIISLLLLASLLPHLTFTVNGTEAKPHSRPYMVSVQLNKKHICGGFLISDEFVLTAGHCREGTQILTVVIGAHDLRNSKNSDRIGVQFYIPHPSYKIHLPWNDIMLLRLQEKVNLNNYVEWISLPKKGEDVEVNTCSVAGWGKLCTNCQKSDCLMEANVHIMNNSECQKRWGWMFSDSQMMCTHGHGGSCIGDSGGPLVCGNTAVGVTIFGYKFLCNSPVKPNVYIKISPYIPWINRIIRNVK, from the exons ATGGAG GGAGATTCAGGAGGTCCTTTG TCTGAAG aacttggTGAACTCAGTCTCTCCGCCCACTATCAAACTATATATACAGTGATTTCCAGTGAGAGCTCATTGATTGTCTTCATCATGACCAtcatctctctgctcctgctggcCTCTCTGCTGCCACACCTGACGTTCACTG TGAATGGCACAGAAGCAAAACCCCACTCCAGACCTTACATGGTTTCTGTTCAGTTGAATAAGAAACACATCTGTGGTGGATTCCTCATTTCTGATGAGTTTGTGTTGACTGCTGGTCATTGCAGGGAAGG GACTCAGATTCTGACGGTGGTGATTGGTGCTCATGACTTAAGGAACAGTAAGAATTCAGATCGTATCGGAGTGCAGTTCTACATCCCACATCCAAGCTATAAAATTCATCTTCCCTGGAATGACATTATGCTTTTGAGG TTACAGGAAAAAGTCAACCTAAACAACTATGTTGAATGGATATCATTACCAAAGAAAGGTGAAGATGTCGAGGTGAATACTTGTAGTGTCGCGGGCTGGGGAAAACTGTGTACTAATTGTCAAAAGAGTGATTGTCTAATGGAGGCAAACGTGCATATAATGAACAACAGTGAATGTCAAAAGAGGTGGGGATGGATGTTTTCAGACTCACAGATGATGTGCACACATGGCCATGGTGGATCCTGCATT GGGGATTCTGGGGGTCCTTTGGTTTGTGGAAACACTGCAGTTGGCGTCACAATATTTGGATATAAATTCCTTTGCAATTCACCTGTGAAACCTAATGTGTATATTAAGATTTCACCATATATTCCATGGATCAACAGAATAATTAGAAATGTGAAGTGA